The proteins below come from a single Anguilla rostrata isolate EN2019 chromosome 3, ASM1855537v3, whole genome shotgun sequence genomic window:
- the ovol1a gene encoding putative transcription factor Ovo-like 1a codes for MPRAFLVKKSSVSPGKRNWSQVPDHERGDIYIPVSIVRPHLTEESEASPAESTHFLSPRHDQGKQTRVPERAPHVLTHTAELPSSTAQGQERSSPAPGQLDGAAESTYVRSKIKVTSGELPGAVSASSSPAALEAPAFSCQVCQKTFQFQRMLNRHLKCHNETKRHPCNFCGKGFNDTFDLKRHVRTHTGVRPYKCSLCDKAFTQRCSLESHMKKIHGVTQQYAYKERRSKLYVCEECGHTAPTQEALVLHLHTQHPHSVLLRGKARKLAGGAALAGADRESLSSGSPLSQHCPDSDDTAGSAGR; via the exons ATGCCCCGAGCCTTCCTGGTGAAAAAGTCGAGTGTTTCGCCCGGCAAGCGGAATTGGAGCCAGGTCCCAGATCATGAACGTGGAGATATTTACATACCAG TCTCTATAGTGCGCCCTCACCTCACCGAGGAGTCTGAAGCCAGCCCCGCAGAGTCCACCCACTTCCTCTCCCCGCGCCATGACCAGGGCAAACAGACGCGCGTCCCCGAGCGCGCTCCCCACGTGCTCACGCACACGGCAGAGCTGCCCTCCAGCACTGCGCAGGGCCAGGAGCGCAGCAGCCCCGCGCCGGGGCAACTGGACGGGGCAGCAGAGAGCACTTACGTCCGCTCCAAGATCAAG GTGACGTCAGGTGAGCTTCCAGGTGCCGTGTCGGCCTCCTCCAGCCCAGCGGCTCTGGAAGCGCCCGCGTTCTCGTGTCAGGTGTGTCAGAAGACCTTCCAGTTCCAGCGCATGTTGAACCGCCACCTCAAGTGTCACAACGAGACCAAGAGGCACCCGTGCAATTTCTGCGGCAAGGGCTTCAACGACACCTTCGACCTCAAGAGGCACGTGCGAACTCACACAG GCGTGCGGCCCTACAAGTGCAGCCTGTGCGACAAGGCCTTCACGCAGCGCTGCTCGCTGGAGTCGCACATGAAGAAGATCCACGGCGTCACGCAGCAGTACGCGTACAAGGAGCGGCGCAGCAAGCTGTACGTGTGCGAGGAGTGCGGGCACACGGCGCCCACGCAGGAGGCGCTGGTGCTCCACCTGCACACCCAGCACCCGCACAGCGTCCTGCTCCGGGGCAAGGCCCGCAAGCTGGCGGGCGGGGCCGCCCTGGCCGGCGCCGACCGCGAGTCGCTCTCCTCCGGCTCCCCGCTGTCCCAGCACTGCCCCGACAGCGACGACACGGCCGGCTCGGCGGGGAGATGA
- the mus81 gene encoding crossover junction endonuclease MUS81 isoform X1 yields the protein MTWQEAIHMVLLKLYACGGMPASEAVRLGRKRALSPCPNPLFLHWLSELRDQAKERGMKTQHVYQKAINSLKKYPLPLRNGKEAKILQNFGDGICKVLDDRLQRHYKEHGADAPIHSLPGGVDPPRRGSNKLATSKPHSETSTDTLGRGNVNSKNLQGDGGKEKGWKKKREYVPQKRTGGYAVLLTLYRHCQIPGSKGFMLKMELQREAQPLCDKSFSAPDLGSKYTAWSSVSTLIQKDLLIKTHSPARYSLTEQGMALAERLEASEGGSLGERGPPAVDLTEDELEEGKDEDEREDCPAEMPALPEPGLGVTGKSQAAETLRRPLGEALLPGCYDIVLCVDFIETTGGCTARKQELVKELQRNGVTFDIRKLNVGDFLWVARERVAPVPGQLRPPPGKELVLDYVIERKRIDDLCGSIIDGRFREQKFRLKRCGLRRPIYLVEECGSAAAHLSLPESTLQQAIVNTQVVDGFFVKRVQDVKESVAYLTVMTRQLQKLYQNRTLFCRSREEEGEGGSEGPCAGREKESPSCSLLSFSEFNHGAVKNKCQTVREVFARQLMQISGISGDKAAAILEHYSTVSSLLQAYERCPTEMEREKLLSSIRYGKLKRNLGPALSRTVYQLYCTPGPLS from the exons ATGACATGGCAAGAGGCAATTCATATGGTTTTGCTAAAACTTTATG CGTGTGGAGGAATGCCAGCCTCCGAAGCGGTCCGTCTGGGTCGTAAGCGTGCTTTGTCACCCTGTCCAAATCCTCTTTTCCTCCACTGGCTAAGCGAACTGAGAGACCAAGCTAAAGAGCGGGGCATGAAAACACAGCACGTCTACCAGAAG GCCATCAACTCTCTAAAGAAATATCCTCTCCCCTTGCGAAACGGAAAAGAGGCCAAGATACTGCAGAACTTCGGCGACGGGATTTGTAAGGTCCTCGACGACAGGCTGCAAAGGCATTACAAAGAGCACG GTGCAGACGCCCCAATCCATTCGCTCCCCGGCGGCGTTGATCCTCCACGCAGAGGCAGTAATAAGCTGGCTACCTCAAAGCCCCACTCGGAAACCTCCACAGATACCTTAGGCAGGGGAAATGTAAATTCT AAAAATCTACAGGGAGATGGAGGAAAGGAGAAAGGGTGGAAAAAGAAGAGGGAATATGTGCCACAGAAAAGGACAGGTGGCTATGCTGTCCTTCTCACGCTGTACAGACACTGTCAG ATTCCTGGCAGCAAAGGTTTCATGTTGAAGATGGAGCTGCAGCGGGAAGCTCAGCCACTGTGTGACAAATCGTTCTCTGCG CCGGATTTGGGCAGTAAATACACCGCCTGGTCCTCTGTCAGCACACTCATACAAAAGGACCTGCTCATCAAGACTCACAGCCCCGCCAG ATACTCTCTGACAGAGCAGGGCATGGCCCTGGCAGAGCGACTGGAGGCCAGCGAGGGGGGGAGTTTGGGCGAACGAGGCCCCCCTGCCGTGGACCTGACGGAGGATGAGCTAGAGGAAGGGAAAGATGAGGATGAGAGGGAAGACTG CCCTGCAGAGATGCCAGCCCTCCCCGAGCCTGGGTTGGGCGTCACAGGAAAATCCCAGGCTGCTGAAACGCTGAGGAGGCCGTTGGGAGAGGCTCTTCTCCCCGGCTGCTATGACATCGTGCTGTGTGTGGACTTCATCGAGACGACCGG GGGCTGCACGGCACGCAAGCAGGAACTTGTCAAGGAGCTCCAGAGGAACGGCGTGACCTTTGACATCAGGAAGCTGAATGTGGGGGACTTCCTGTGGGTGGCCCGTGAGAGAGTTGCACCGGTACCAG GCCAGCTGCGACCTCCCCCGGGGAAGGAGCTGGTCCTGGATTACGTGATCGAGAGGAAGAGGATAGATGACCTGTGTGGCAGCATCATCGACGGCCGCTTCAGGGAGCAGAAG TTCCGTCTGAAGAGGTGCGGTCTGCGAAGGCCGATCTACCTGGTGGAAGAGTGTGGATCAGCTGCGGCTCACCTGAGCTTACCTGAGAGCACCCTGCAGCAGGCCATAGTCAACACACAG GTGGTGGATGGCTTCTTTGTGAAGAGAGTGCAGGATGTGAAAGAGTCTGTCGCATACCTGACTGTCATGACCAGACAACTCCAGAAACTGTACCAG AACAGAACGCTGTTTTGTCGCTcgagagaggaagaaggtgagggagggagcgagggaccGTGtgcggggagagagaaagagagcccctcctgctctctcctttccttttctgAGTTCAACCATGGGGCCGTCAAAAACAAG TGCCAGACGGTGAGGGAAGTGTTTGCCAGGCAGCTGATGCAGATCAGCGGGATCTCCGGAGACAAAGCTGCCGCCATTCTGGAgcactacagcacagtgagcag tctgctgcaggCTTATGAACGGTGCCCCACCGAGATGGAGCGGGAGAAGCTCCTGTCCTCCATAAGATACGGGAAATTGAAAAG GAATCTGGGCCCAGCCTTGAGCCGCACTGTCTACCAGCTGTATTGCACTCCTGGACCGTTGTCATag
- the mus81 gene encoding crossover junction endonuclease MUS81 isoform X2: MPASEAVRLGRKRALSPCPNPLFLHWLSELRDQAKERGMKTQHVYQKAINSLKKYPLPLRNGKEAKILQNFGDGICKVLDDRLQRHYKEHGADAPIHSLPGGVDPPRRGSNKLATSKPHSETSTDTLGRGNVNSKNLQGDGGKEKGWKKKREYVPQKRTGGYAVLLTLYRHCQIPGSKGFMLKMELQREAQPLCDKSFSAPDLGSKYTAWSSVSTLIQKDLLIKTHSPARYSLTEQGMALAERLEASEGGSLGERGPPAVDLTEDELEEGKDEDEREDCPAEMPALPEPGLGVTGKSQAAETLRRPLGEALLPGCYDIVLCVDFIETTGGCTARKQELVKELQRNGVTFDIRKLNVGDFLWVARERVAPVPGQLRPPPGKELVLDYVIERKRIDDLCGSIIDGRFREQKFRLKRCGLRRPIYLVEECGSAAAHLSLPESTLQQAIVNTQVVDGFFVKRVQDVKESVAYLTVMTRQLQKLYQNRTLFCRSREEEGEGGSEGPCAGREKESPSCSLLSFSEFNHGAVKNKCQTVREVFARQLMQISGISGDKAAAILEHYSTVSSLLQAYERCPTEMEREKLLSSIRYGKLKRNLGPALSRTVYQLYCTPGPLS, encoded by the exons ATGCCAGCCTCCGAAGCGGTCCGTCTGGGTCGTAAGCGTGCTTTGTCACCCTGTCCAAATCCTCTTTTCCTCCACTGGCTAAGCGAACTGAGAGACCAAGCTAAAGAGCGGGGCATGAAAACACAGCACGTCTACCAGAAG GCCATCAACTCTCTAAAGAAATATCCTCTCCCCTTGCGAAACGGAAAAGAGGCCAAGATACTGCAGAACTTCGGCGACGGGATTTGTAAGGTCCTCGACGACAGGCTGCAAAGGCATTACAAAGAGCACG GTGCAGACGCCCCAATCCATTCGCTCCCCGGCGGCGTTGATCCTCCACGCAGAGGCAGTAATAAGCTGGCTACCTCAAAGCCCCACTCGGAAACCTCCACAGATACCTTAGGCAGGGGAAATGTAAATTCT AAAAATCTACAGGGAGATGGAGGAAAGGAGAAAGGGTGGAAAAAGAAGAGGGAATATGTGCCACAGAAAAGGACAGGTGGCTATGCTGTCCTTCTCACGCTGTACAGACACTGTCAG ATTCCTGGCAGCAAAGGTTTCATGTTGAAGATGGAGCTGCAGCGGGAAGCTCAGCCACTGTGTGACAAATCGTTCTCTGCG CCGGATTTGGGCAGTAAATACACCGCCTGGTCCTCTGTCAGCACACTCATACAAAAGGACCTGCTCATCAAGACTCACAGCCCCGCCAG ATACTCTCTGACAGAGCAGGGCATGGCCCTGGCAGAGCGACTGGAGGCCAGCGAGGGGGGGAGTTTGGGCGAACGAGGCCCCCCTGCCGTGGACCTGACGGAGGATGAGCTAGAGGAAGGGAAAGATGAGGATGAGAGGGAAGACTG CCCTGCAGAGATGCCAGCCCTCCCCGAGCCTGGGTTGGGCGTCACAGGAAAATCCCAGGCTGCTGAAACGCTGAGGAGGCCGTTGGGAGAGGCTCTTCTCCCCGGCTGCTATGACATCGTGCTGTGTGTGGACTTCATCGAGACGACCGG GGGCTGCACGGCACGCAAGCAGGAACTTGTCAAGGAGCTCCAGAGGAACGGCGTGACCTTTGACATCAGGAAGCTGAATGTGGGGGACTTCCTGTGGGTGGCCCGTGAGAGAGTTGCACCGGTACCAG GCCAGCTGCGACCTCCCCCGGGGAAGGAGCTGGTCCTGGATTACGTGATCGAGAGGAAGAGGATAGATGACCTGTGTGGCAGCATCATCGACGGCCGCTTCAGGGAGCAGAAG TTCCGTCTGAAGAGGTGCGGTCTGCGAAGGCCGATCTACCTGGTGGAAGAGTGTGGATCAGCTGCGGCTCACCTGAGCTTACCTGAGAGCACCCTGCAGCAGGCCATAGTCAACACACAG GTGGTGGATGGCTTCTTTGTGAAGAGAGTGCAGGATGTGAAAGAGTCTGTCGCATACCTGACTGTCATGACCAGACAACTCCAGAAACTGTACCAG AACAGAACGCTGTTTTGTCGCTcgagagaggaagaaggtgagggagggagcgagggaccGTGtgcggggagagagaaagagagcccctcctgctctctcctttccttttctgAGTTCAACCATGGGGCCGTCAAAAACAAG TGCCAGACGGTGAGGGAAGTGTTTGCCAGGCAGCTGATGCAGATCAGCGGGATCTCCGGAGACAAAGCTGCCGCCATTCTGGAgcactacagcacagtgagcag tctgctgcaggCTTATGAACGGTGCCCCACCGAGATGGAGCGGGAGAAGCTCCTGTCCTCCATAAGATACGGGAAATTGAAAAG GAATCTGGGCCCAGCCTTGAGCCGCACTGTCTACCAGCTGTATTGCACTCCTGGACCGTTGTCATag